A genomic region of Macaca thibetana thibetana isolate TM-01 chromosome 14, ASM2454274v1, whole genome shotgun sequence contains the following coding sequences:
- the SMTNL1 gene encoding smoothelin-like protein 1 isoform X3, with amino-acid sequence MEQKEGKPSEDGTTVSPVADNPEMSGGGAPAEETKGTAGKAINEGPPAEAGKQEKAPAEDGISVELQGEANGLDEVKVESQGEGGGKEDAEAELKEEDGEKEETTAASQEMTGRKEETKSEPKEAEEKEESMLASEKQKAEEKEAKPESGQKADANDRDKPEPKATVEEEEAKTASQEETGQREKRSTEPKEKATDEEAKAESQKKAVVEDEAKAEPKESDGKEEAKHDTTKEADAKEEEPGSPSEEQEQDVEKEPEGGAGVLPSSPEEWPESPTGEGHNLSTDGLGPDSVASGETSPSASESSPSDVPQSPPESPPSGEKKEKAPERRVSTPARPRGPRAQNRKAIVDKFGGAASGPTALFRNTKAAGAAIGGVKNMLLEWCRAMTKKYEHVDIQNFSSSWSSGMAFCALIHKFFPDAFDYAELDPTKRRHNFTLAFSTAEKLADCAQLLDVDDMVRLAVPDSKCVYTYIQELYRSLVQKGLVKTKKK; translated from the exons ATGGAGCAGAAGGAAGGGAAGCCCTCTGAGGATGGGACCACCGTCTCCCCAGTTGCAGACAACCCTGAGATGTCAGGAGGTGGAGCCCCTGCAGAGGAGACCAAAGGCACAGCTGGAAAGGCCATCAATGAGGGGCCTCCTGCCGAGGCAGGAAAGCAGGAAAAGGCACCAGCCGAGGATGGCATTTCAGTGGAACTCCAGGGGGAAGCAAATGGATTAGATGAGGTCAAGGTGGAATCTCAGGGGGAGGGTGGTGGGAAAGAGGACGCTGAGGCTGAACTTAAAGAGGAGGATGGTGAGAAGGAAGAGACCACTGCGGCTTCTCAGGAGATGACTGGCAGGAAAGAAGAGACCAAATCTGAAcccaaggaggctgaggaaaaggaggagagcaTGCTGGCCTCTGAGAAGCAGAAGGCGGAGGAGAAAGAGGCCAAACCTGAATCTGGGCAGAAAGCCGATGCCAACGACAGAGACAAGCCTGAACCTAAGGCAACtgttgaggaggaggaggccaaGACAGCCTCTCAGGAGGAGACAGGCCAGAGGGAGAAGCGCAGCACTGAACCCAAGGAGAAGGCTACTGACGAAGAGGCCAAGGCTGAATCGCAGAAGAAGGCTGTTGTGGAGGATGAGGCTAAGGCTGAACCCAAGGAGTCCGATGGGAAAGAGGAGGCCAAACATGATACAACAAAGGAGGCTGATGcaaaggaggag GAGCCAGGCAGTCCCAGTGAAGAGCAGGAGCAGGACGTGGAAAAAGagccagagggaggggcaggggtgcTTCCCAGCTCCCCAGAGGAGTGGCCTGAGAGCCCCACGGGGGAGGGGCACAACCTCAGCACAG ATGGGTTGGGTCCAGACTCCGTAGCTTCTGGAGAGACCAGTCCTTCAGCCAG TGAGTCTTCACCCAGCGATGTGCCCCAGAGTCCCCCTGAGTCCCCTCCCTcaggggagaagaaggagaaggcaCCAGAGCGCAGGGTATCAACCCCTGCTCGGCCCCGGGGGCCCCGAGCACAGAACCGCAAAGCCATCGTGGACAAGTTTGGCGG GGCAGCGTCCGGCCCTACGGCCCTGTTCCGGAACACTAAGGCAGCTGGGGCAGCCATTGGTGGTGTCAAGAACATGCTCTTGGAGTGGTGCCGAGCCATGACAAAAAAATACGAG CACGTGGACATCCAGAACTTCTCCTCCAGCTGGAGCAGTGGCATGGCCTTCTGTGCCCTCATCCACAAGTTCTTCCCTGACGCCTTTGACTACGCAGAGCTGGACCCCACGAAGCGCCGGCACAACTTCACCCTGGCCTTCTCCACAGCAGA GAAACTGGCTGACTGTGCTCAGCTGCTGGACGTGGATGACATGGTGCGGTTGGCTGTGCCCGACTCCAAGTGCGTCTACACCTACATCCAGGAACTGTACCGCAGCCTCGTGCAGAAAGGACTGGTGAAGACCAAGAAGAAATGA
- the SMTNL1 gene encoding smoothelin-like protein 1 isoform X2 — translation MEQKEGKPSEDGTTVSPVADNPEMSGGGAPAEETKGTAGKAINEGPPAEAGKQEKAPAEDGISVELQGEANGLDEVKVESQGEGGGKEDAEAELKEEDGEKEETTAASQEMTGRKEETKSEPKEAEEKEESMLASEKQKAEEKEAKPESGQKADANDRDKPEPKATVEEEEAKTASQEETGQREKRSTEPKEKATDEEAKAESQKKAVVEDEAKAEPKESDGKEEAKHDTTKEADAKEEVEEEPGSPSEEQEQDVEKEPEGGAGVLPSSPEEWPESPTGEGHNLSTDGLGPDSVASGETSPSASESSPSDVPQSPPESPPSGEKKEKAPERRVSTPARPRGPRAQNRKAIVDKFGGAASGPTALFRNTKAAGAAIGGVKNMLLEWCRAMTKKYEHVDIQNFSSSWSSGMAFCALIHKFFPDAFDYAELDPTKRRHNFTLAFSTAEKLADCAQLLDVDDMVRLAVPDSKCVYTYIQELYRSLVQKGLVKTKKK, via the exons ATGGAGCAGAAGGAAGGGAAGCCCTCTGAGGATGGGACCACCGTCTCCCCAGTTGCAGACAACCCTGAGATGTCAGGAGGTGGAGCCCCTGCAGAGGAGACCAAAGGCACAGCTGGAAAGGCCATCAATGAGGGGCCTCCTGCCGAGGCAGGAAAGCAGGAAAAGGCACCAGCCGAGGATGGCATTTCAGTGGAACTCCAGGGGGAAGCAAATGGATTAGATGAGGTCAAGGTGGAATCTCAGGGGGAGGGTGGTGGGAAAGAGGACGCTGAGGCTGAACTTAAAGAGGAGGATGGTGAGAAGGAAGAGACCACTGCGGCTTCTCAGGAGATGACTGGCAGGAAAGAAGAGACCAAATCTGAAcccaaggaggctgaggaaaaggaggagagcaTGCTGGCCTCTGAGAAGCAGAAGGCGGAGGAGAAAGAGGCCAAACCTGAATCTGGGCAGAAAGCCGATGCCAACGACAGAGACAAGCCTGAACCTAAGGCAACtgttgaggaggaggaggccaaGACAGCCTCTCAGGAGGAGACAGGCCAGAGGGAGAAGCGCAGCACTGAACCCAAGGAGAAGGCTACTGACGAAGAGGCCAAGGCTGAATCGCAGAAGAAGGCTGTTGTGGAGGATGAGGCTAAGGCTGAACCCAAGGAGTCCGATGGGAAAGAGGAGGCCAAACATGATACAACAAAGGAGGCTGATGcaaaggaggaggtggaggag GAGCCAGGCAGTCCCAGTGAAGAGCAGGAGCAGGACGTGGAAAAAGagccagagggaggggcaggggtgcTTCCCAGCTCCCCAGAGGAGTGGCCTGAGAGCCCCACGGGGGAGGGGCACAACCTCAGCACAG ATGGGTTGGGTCCAGACTCCGTAGCTTCTGGAGAGACCAGTCCTTCAGCCAG TGAGTCTTCACCCAGCGATGTGCCCCAGAGTCCCCCTGAGTCCCCTCCCTcaggggagaagaaggagaaggcaCCAGAGCGCAGGGTATCAACCCCTGCTCGGCCCCGGGGGCCCCGAGCACAGAACCGCAAAGCCATCGTGGACAAGTTTGGCGG GGCAGCGTCCGGCCCTACGGCCCTGTTCCGGAACACTAAGGCAGCTGGGGCAGCCATTGGTGGTGTCAAGAACATGCTCTTGGAGTGGTGCCGAGCCATGACAAAAAAATACGAG CACGTGGACATCCAGAACTTCTCCTCCAGCTGGAGCAGTGGCATGGCCTTCTGTGCCCTCATCCACAAGTTCTTCCCTGACGCCTTTGACTACGCAGAGCTGGACCCCACGAAGCGCCGGCACAACTTCACCCTGGCCTTCTCCACAGCAGA GAAACTGGCTGACTGTGCTCAGCTGCTGGACGTGGATGACATGGTGCGGTTGGCTGTGCCCGACTCCAAGTGCGTCTACACCTACATCCAGGAACTGTACCGCAGCCTCGTGCAGAAAGGACTGGTGAAGACCAAGAAGAAATGA
- the UBE2L6 gene encoding ubiquitin/ISG15-conjugating enzyme E2 L6 isoform X1 → MASIRVAKELEDLQKKPPPYLRNLSSSDANVLVWHALLLPDQPPYHLKAFNLCISFPPEYPFRPPMIKFTTKIYHPNVDESGHVCLPIISSENWKPCTKTCQVLEALNVLVNRPNIREPLRVDLADLLTENPELFRKNAEEFTLQYGVDRPS, encoded by the exons ATGGCGAGCATACGAGTGGCTAAG GAGCTGGAGGATCTTCAGAAGAAGCCTCCCCCATACCTGCGGAACCTGTCCAGCAGTGATGCCAATGTCCTGGTGTGGCACGCTCTCCTCCTACCT GACCAACCTCCCTACCACCTCAAAGCCTTCAACCTGTGCATCAGCTTCCCGCCTGAGTATCCGTTCAGGCCTCCCATGATCAAATTCACAACCAAGATCTACCACCCCAACGTGGACGAGAGCGGACATGTTTGCTTGCCCATCATCAGCAGTGAGAACTGGAAGCCTTGCACCAAGACTTGCCAAG TCCTGGAGGCCCTGAATGTGCTGGTGAATAGACCGAATATCAGGGAGCCCCTGCGGGTGGACCTCGCTGACCTGCTGACAGAGAATCCGGAGCTGTTCAGAAAGAATGCTGAAGAGTTCACCCTCCAATATGGAGTGGACCGGCCCTCCTAA
- the UBE2L6 gene encoding ubiquitin/ISG15-conjugating enzyme E2 L6 isoform X2, which translates to MIKFTTKIYHPNVDESGHVCLPIISSENWKPCTKTCQVLEALNVLVNRPNIREPLRVDLADLLTENPELFRKNAEEFTLQYGVDRPS; encoded by the exons ATGATCAAATTCACAACCAAGATCTACCACCCCAACGTGGACGAGAGCGGACATGTTTGCTTGCCCATCATCAGCAGTGAGAACTGGAAGCCTTGCACCAAGACTTGCCAAG TCCTGGAGGCCCTGAATGTGCTGGTGAATAGACCGAATATCAGGGAGCCCCTGCGGGTGGACCTCGCTGACCTGCTGACAGAGAATCCGGAGCTGTTCAGAAAGAATGCTGAAGAGTTCACCCTCCAATATGGAGTGGACCGGCCCTCCTAA
- the SMTNL1 gene encoding smoothelin-like protein 1 isoform X1 encodes MEQKEGKPSEDGTTVSPVADNPEMSGGGAPAEETKGTAGKAINEGPPAEAGKQEKAPAEDGISVELQGEANGLDEVKVESQGEGGGKEDAEAELKEEDGEKEETTAASQEMTGRKEETKSEPKEAEEKEESMLASEKQKAEEKEAKPESGQKADANDRDKPEPKATVEEEEAKTASQEETGQREKRSTEPKEKATDEEAKAESQKKAVVEDEAKAEPKESDGKEEAKHDTTKEADAKEEVEEVEEAEPGSPSEEQEQDVEKEPEGGAGVLPSSPEEWPESPTGEGHNLSTDGLGPDSVASGETSPSASESSPSDVPQSPPESPPSGEKKEKAPERRVSTPARPRGPRAQNRKAIVDKFGGAASGPTALFRNTKAAGAAIGGVKNMLLEWCRAMTKKYEHVDIQNFSSSWSSGMAFCALIHKFFPDAFDYAELDPTKRRHNFTLAFSTAEKLADCAQLLDVDDMVRLAVPDSKCVYTYIQELYRSLVQKGLVKTKKK; translated from the exons ATGGAGCAGAAGGAAGGGAAGCCCTCTGAGGATGGGACCACCGTCTCCCCAGTTGCAGACAACCCTGAGATGTCAGGAGGTGGAGCCCCTGCAGAGGAGACCAAAGGCACAGCTGGAAAGGCCATCAATGAGGGGCCTCCTGCCGAGGCAGGAAAGCAGGAAAAGGCACCAGCCGAGGATGGCATTTCAGTGGAACTCCAGGGGGAAGCAAATGGATTAGATGAGGTCAAGGTGGAATCTCAGGGGGAGGGTGGTGGGAAAGAGGACGCTGAGGCTGAACTTAAAGAGGAGGATGGTGAGAAGGAAGAGACCACTGCGGCTTCTCAGGAGATGACTGGCAGGAAAGAAGAGACCAAATCTGAAcccaaggaggctgaggaaaaggaggagagcaTGCTGGCCTCTGAGAAGCAGAAGGCGGAGGAGAAAGAGGCCAAACCTGAATCTGGGCAGAAAGCCGATGCCAACGACAGAGACAAGCCTGAACCTAAGGCAACtgttgaggaggaggaggccaaGACAGCCTCTCAGGAGGAGACAGGCCAGAGGGAGAAGCGCAGCACTGAACCCAAGGAGAAGGCTACTGACGAAGAGGCCAAGGCTGAATCGCAGAAGAAGGCTGTTGTGGAGGATGAGGCTAAGGCTGAACCCAAGGAGTCCGATGGGAAAGAGGAGGCCAAACATGATACAACAAAGGAGGCTGATGcaaaggaggaggtggaggaggtggaggaggca GAGCCAGGCAGTCCCAGTGAAGAGCAGGAGCAGGACGTGGAAAAAGagccagagggaggggcaggggtgcTTCCCAGCTCCCCAGAGGAGTGGCCTGAGAGCCCCACGGGGGAGGGGCACAACCTCAGCACAG ATGGGTTGGGTCCAGACTCCGTAGCTTCTGGAGAGACCAGTCCTTCAGCCAG TGAGTCTTCACCCAGCGATGTGCCCCAGAGTCCCCCTGAGTCCCCTCCCTcaggggagaagaaggagaaggcaCCAGAGCGCAGGGTATCAACCCCTGCTCGGCCCCGGGGGCCCCGAGCACAGAACCGCAAAGCCATCGTGGACAAGTTTGGCGG GGCAGCGTCCGGCCCTACGGCCCTGTTCCGGAACACTAAGGCAGCTGGGGCAGCCATTGGTGGTGTCAAGAACATGCTCTTGGAGTGGTGCCGAGCCATGACAAAAAAATACGAG CACGTGGACATCCAGAACTTCTCCTCCAGCTGGAGCAGTGGCATGGCCTTCTGTGCCCTCATCCACAAGTTCTTCCCTGACGCCTTTGACTACGCAGAGCTGGACCCCACGAAGCGCCGGCACAACTTCACCCTGGCCTTCTCCACAGCAGA GAAACTGGCTGACTGTGCTCAGCTGCTGGACGTGGATGACATGGTGCGGTTGGCTGTGCCCGACTCCAAGTGCGTCTACACCTACATCCAGGAACTGTACCGCAGCCTCGTGCAGAAAGGACTGGTGAAGACCAAGAAGAAATGA